From one Coffea eugenioides isolate CCC68of chromosome 11, Ceug_1.0, whole genome shotgun sequence genomic stretch:
- the LOC113751130 gene encoding methylenetetrahydrofolate reductase 2-like has protein sequence MKVIEKIQKAAKDENKVVFSFEFFPPKTEDGVDNLFERMERMVVHNPNFCDITWGAGGSTADLTLEIANRMQNMVCVETMMHLTCTNMPVEKIDHALDAIKSNGLQNVLALRGDPPHGQDKFVQVEGGFACALDLVKHIRAKYGDYFGITVAGYPEAHPDVIPANGIAPLEAYQSDLAYLKRKVDAGADLIITQLFYDTDIFLKFVNDCRQIGITCPIVPGIMPINNYRGFLRMTGFCKTKIPPEITAALEPIKDNEEAVRNYGIHLGTEMCKRILASGIKTLHVYTLNMEKSALAILMNLGLIEESKISRTLPWRRPTNIYRVKEDVRPIFWANRPKSYISRTIGWEHYPHGRWGDSRNASYGALSDYQFMRPRARGKRLSEEWVVPLRSLQDIYEKFKQFCLGQLRSCPWSELDGLQPETRIINEPLGAINLKGFLTINSQPAVNGVKSDTPSLGWGGPGGYVYQKAYLEFFCSKEKLNSLVERCKGYPFLTYMAVDKAGSWISNTNQTDVNAVTWGVFPAKEIIQPTVVDPSSFVVWKDEAFEIWSRAWAQLYPEADPSRKLLEEVRDTYFLVSLVDNDYISGDLFAVFNDL, from the exons ATGAAGGTGATTGAGAAGATCCAGAAGGCCGCCAAGGACGAAAACAAGGTTGTTTTCTCCTTCGAATTCTTCCCACCCAAGACAGAAGATGGCGTCGACAACCTGTTCGAAAGAATGGAGAGGATGGTCGTCCATAACCCGAATTTCTGTGATATCACGTGGGGTGCGGGCGGATCCACGGCGGATCTGACGCTGGAGATCGCGAATCGGATGCAGAATATGGTCTGCGTCGAGACCATGATGCACTTGACGTGTACCAATATGCCTGTGGAGAAAATTGATCACGCTCTGGATGCTATAAAATCCAACGGCCTCCAGAATGTCCTTGCTTTGCGGGGAGATCCCCCTCATGGCCAGGATAAGTTCGTCCAGGTGGAAGGTGGCTTTGCCTGCGCTCTCGACCTG GTGAAACATATTCGTGCCAAATATGGGGATTATTTTGGGATCACTGTTGCTGGTTATCCAG AGGCTCATCCTGATGTTATACCTGCTAATGGGATTGCCCCGCTTGAGGCATATCAAAGCGACCTTGCCTATCTGAAGAGAAAG GTTGATGCCGGAGCTGATCTTATTATAACTCAACTCTTCTATGATACTgatattttcctcaaatttgTTAATGACTGTCGCCAAATTGGCATAACTTGCCCTATTGTTCCTGGGATTATGCCCATCAATAATTACAGGGGCTTCCTTCGTATGACCGGCTTTTGCAAGACTAAG ATTCCTCCTGAGATTACTGCTGCCTTAGAGCCTATCAAGGACAATGAAGAAGCTGTGAGAAACTACGGGATTCACCTTGGAACTGAAATGTGCAAGAGGATTTTGGCTAGTGGAATCAAGACATTGCATGTttatacattaaacatggagaagTCTGCATTGGCTATATTGATG AATCTTGGTCTGATTGAGGAATCAAAGATTTCAAGGACATTGCCTTGGAGACGTCCCACTAATATTTATCGTGTTAAAGAAGATGTTCGCCCTATATTTTG GGCCAATCGTCCAAAGAGCTATATTTCAAGGACCATAGGTTGGGAACATTACCCACATGGCCGATGGGGTGATTCTCGAAATGCATCATATGGAGCACTTTCAGACTATCAA ttcATGAGGCCTCGTGCACGTGGTAAGAGACTTTCAGAAGAATGGGTTGTCCCTCTAAGAAGTTTACAGGATATTTATGAG AAATTTAAGCAATTTTGTCTCGGGCAATTAAGAAGCTGCCCATGGTCCGAATTAGATGGCCTTCAGCCAGAGACAAGGATCATAAATGAACCGCTGGGTGCTATAAACTTAAAAGGTTTCCTAACAATCAACAGCCAACCAGCAGTTAATGGAGTAAAGTCTGACACTCCATCTCTTG GATGGGGTGGGCCAGGTGGATATGTTTATCAGAAGGCCTACTTGGAATTTTTCTGCTCCAAAGAAAAGTTGAACTCTCTTGTTGAGAGATGCAAAGGATACCCATTCCTCACCTATATGGCTGTGGATAAAGCGGGAAGTTGGATTTCAAACACCAACCAAACTGATGTGAATGCTGTTACATGGGGAGTCTTCCCTGCAAAGGAGATTATACAACCTACCGTTGTGGATCCTTCCAGCTTTGTGGTGTGGAAGGATGAGGCATTTGAAATTTGGTCAAGAGCATGGGCTCAATTATACCCAGAGGCTGACCCGTCCAGAAAACTGCTTGAAGAG